AAACAAATTCTCTTGGAGTTATCCTGCCTTTACGCTAATAAAAACTCAGAGAATGAACGAGGGGTTCCTCGATTAGTCATCAATTATAAATCTTTGAATAAAGTACTCCGCTAGATTAAGTATCCTATTCCAAACAAGAAAGATTTACTTCATTTGCTTTATGCTccaattatattttcaaaatttgatttaaatcAGAATTTTGGTAAATTCAAATAGATTTCAGAATCGGTATAAAACCGCTTTTACCGCACTATTTGAGCAATATGAATAGAATGTAATgccatttagttttaaaaaaaatgcccATTCTGAATTTCAAAGAACAATGGATgctatttttaatcattttttaaaatttattattgtttatattgatgatgttTTAGTATTTTCTCTTAGCATATATTAGTATTTTAAACATCAAAAGATTTTCTTTAATGTTATTAAAGAAAATGGATTAGTTTTATCAAAAACTAAATACAGTCTTTTTCAAATCAACATCGAATTTCTTGGGCAGAATAACCAGTAGGGAACAACAAATTTTCTGACCAAATCTTAGATAATACCTAACTTCGAAGATTTTTAGGATGTATTAATTATGTGTCACAATTCATTCCAAATCTTAGCAATTTGCTAAAACCTCTCCATGATAGGATAATAAAACATCTACCTCCGTGGACTTCAGTCCACACCACTATTATCAGGGAAATCAAACTGTAAGACAAAGATCTTTCTTACTAGTCTCTCCTGATCCtttgatttttgaaaatagtTAAAATTGATGTATCAGACATTGGTTATGGTAGTATTTCAAAGCAggaaaaagaaatcaaggaacATATTGTTGCATTTGCATCAAAGCGATGGAATAATTCTCAAAAAGATTATCCtacaattaataaaaatagcAATTATCCTCGTGCGGGGGGTGGTTCAGGGGTCAGAAGGTAGGACATGAGGCAATGGGGGTAAGGGGAACAATGGAGCTTGTAGGTTGAGGATTGGATCATGGAATATAGGTACATtgggtaagtctatagagttggcgaagatgATCCAGAAGAGAAAGGTCAATATAGCTTTTGTCTAGGAGACTATGTGGGTAGGGTCGAAGGCGAAGGATGCAGATGAGTacaagttgtggtactctggagtcATGAAGGGTAAGAATGGAATAGGTATTTTGATGGATAAGGACCTTAGAGAGTCTGTGGTAGAGGTTATGCGGGTGAATGATAGATTAATATCTATTAAGTTAGTGGTTGGAGAGTGCACCCTTAATGTCGTTAGCGCTTACTCGTCGCAAGCGGGCTTGGATGAGGAGGTTAAGAGGTGATTCTAGGaagggttggatgagattgtgcATAGTATTCTACCAGCTGAGAGGTTATTTATTGGAGTAGATTTCAATGTCCATATAGGGTCAACTGTTGGTAGCTATGGCAAGGTGCATGGCGGCTTCAGCTTTGAAGATATGAACGGAGAAGGTACTTCGCTGTTGGATTTCCTTAAGGCTTTGAgctggtgattgcgaactctagtTTTTCGAATAGGGAGGAGCATCTGGTAACTTTAtagcgaagactcagattgattatctcTTATTGTGGAGGTGTGATAaagggttgtgcaaggattgcaaggttatcccgGCTAATACCCTCTCGACTCAGCATAGGCTCTTAGTAATGGACATCAGTATcatgataaggaggaagaagaggaatgCTCGAGGTCGATCGAGGCTTCGGTGGGGAGCCTTAAATAAGGATAAAGCCCAGGAGTTGGATGGGAGGTTTTCTGCTATCGGATcctggaggagtagtggggacgcGAGCGCTATGTGGACGACGACGGCGAACTGTGTCAGGGAGGCGGCAAGACAGGTGCTAGGGGTATCGAAGGATTACTCTAGCGGTCACAAAGGTGACTGGTAGTGAAATGACGTGGTCCAAGACAAAGTGGATGTAAAGAAGGTAGCATATCTAAAGTAAGTAGGAACACATGCGAGGACGAGAGGAGAGCGAACAGAGAGAGGTATAAGGTAGCAAGGAAGGAGGCAAAGCTGATGGTCATGGAGGCTAAGACTGCAGTATTTGGATGTCTATATGAGGAACTGAGGGAAAAAGGTAGGGATAAGAAGTTATTTCGACtagctaaggcgagagagaggaaggctcgggatctggaccaaatAAGGTGCATCAAAGACAAGGACGATAGAGTATTGATGGGGGGGGGTCTCAGATTAAGCAGAGATGGAAGACTTACTTTCATGAACTTCTCAATGAAAAGGGGATCAGAATATTGTGCTAGGTGATATGGGGTATTCAAAGAGTCTTCCAGACTTTAGGTATTGTAGGCTCATTAAGGTTGAGGAGGTTGTGGGGGCTATGTGTAAGATTAGTAGGGGCAGAGAGATAGGGCCAGAAGAAATTTCGGTTGAATTTtagaggtgtgtgggtagagcaggcttggagtggctgactGAGTTGTCTAATATTATTTTCAGGATGAAGAGGATACCGGATGAGTGGAGATGGTGTACAGTGGTACccttgtacaagaacaaaggtgatatacGGTGTTGTaataactataggggtatcaagttactaagtcataccatgaaagtttgggagatgATGGTGGAAGTGATGGTGAGGAGGACAGTGTCTATATcggacaaccagttcgggttcatgccgaaTCGTTTGACTACATAAGTTATCCACCTTATTAGCAGATTGGTGGAACATGACTGGGATAGGAAGAAAgatttgcacatggtgtttattgacttggAGAAAGTGTATTACAAGGTCCCTGGGGAGGTTCTCTAGAGATGCCTGGAGGAAAAAGGTATGCGGGTAGCTTGCATTAGAGCgatcaaggacatgtatgatggagctaagactctgGTTTAGGACTATAGGAGGCGACCCAAAACATTTCCTGCTTgctatggggttacaccaaggatctgcgcttAGACCGAtcttatttgccctggtgatggatgcactaacacaccacatccaaggggaggtgccatgatATATATTattcgctgatgacatagttctaattgatgagaTGCGAGGTTGTGTTAACAAGACGCTGGAGGTATGGAGACATGCCCTTAAGtttaagggtttcaagttgatcAAGACTAAGACAGAATACATGAAGTGCAAGTTTAGCGCCAACTGGAGAGAACTGGGCATGAATGTGAGGCTTGGATCACatgtcatccccaagagaggtagttttaagtaccttgggtcggttatccagggggacgAAGAGATCGACGAGGACGTCACACACCGAATATGGGTGGGGTGGATAAAATGGAGGCTAGCATCTGGATTCCTGCGTGACAAGAAAGTACCACCGagactcaaaggtaagttttatagagtggtGGTTAGATCAGTTATGTTGTATGGGGCAAAGTGTTGGCCGGTTATGAactctcatatccagaagatgagaGTAACAGAAATGatgatgttgaggtggatgtgtagGCATACTAAGATGGGTAGgattaagaatgaagatattTGGGAGAAGGTGGGCATGGTCCCTGTAGATAACAAGATGCGGGAAACGAGCTAAGATGGTTCAAGCATGTGCGAAGGAGAAGCTTGATGCTCCAGTGAGGAGGTATGAGCGGTTGGATCTggcaggtacgagaagaggtaggttgcggcctaagaagtattggggagaggttgGCAGGTCTGTAGATTTCCAAGGACATGTcaccttgataggaaggtgtgaaggtcgagcattagggtagTAGGCTAGGAGGTAGTCGAGGTTTTTATACTTTAAACCGGGAGTGAGGCTAGTTTGATAGGGTTGATCTTAGACGGCTAGTAATTAATATTGTGTTCACACTATCCTTCTGTTTTTCATAGCATCAGGCCTTAATTACCGGTTATTATTATTGCATGtcatctattttctggttcttTTGATGTTGTTATTAATTCTATAGTTTCTGTTGATGGTATAGATATATTGTCCATTCTCGTCTTTTTCAtcttcttgagtcgagggtctatccaAAACAGCCTCTTTGCCCCATTGGGtcggggtaaagtctgcgtatacactaccctcccctgACACTATTTGTAAGATTTTACTAGgtcgttgttgtcgttgttgttgttgttgttattgttgttgttgttgttgttgttgttgttgttgttgttgttgttgttgttgttgttgttgttgttgttgttgttgttgttgttgttttatgcatTTCCAAATTTCAGACTGATTTACGAAATCAAAATTTCTTGTTAAGAATTGATTGTAAAGCTACAAAATCTATTTTacaatattgttgttgttttatgcatTTCCAAATTTCAGACTGATTTACGAAATCAAAATTTCTTGTTAAGAATTGATTGTAAAGCTACAAAATCTATTTTACAATAAGATGTATAAAACCTTgcttataaatatatatttactagATGACAAGCTATTTTATCTAATTTTGATTTTGACACAGAGCATATCAAAGGAGCCCAAACTCTATTCTAGATTTTCATACCTAAAAATTTTGCAGGGAAGATAAAATGCCTAGGAAAAAGAAGGCAGATTTTCAATTTTATAAAAGATCATATAGTAAAATACAAGTATTCACTTAAAATTTTACGTAATTCAAATAATAGTTCctcattttcctttttctccaATAGCTGAACGTGATATTTGAACTCTTCAAATGTAAAAGTACTCTCAAGTTGTTCGTCCGAATGGTATCTACACCCTCATGGCACCAAAGAACGTTATTGAAGGGGTCAAACATGACAAATAATAAGGATATGAAGGGTAGACACATATTACTGATTCATACTAAGAATTAAGTAACAAATAAGCAGAATGTCTAGGTCGTCTTGCGATTAATCTAGATGGTGTATATTATTGAGAATTGTTAAAAGCTTTGACATAGCCCTTTCAAAATTAACTCCTAATAGCTGCCAACATCCGTTACAAGGAATGTGGTGTGGTTATATGTTATGAGCTCTACTCAAGAGTGGGGCTTGGAGGAGCATGAAGATTAATCATACATAAGATGCAGTAAATGTGCTAGATAGCCTGAAAAAAGATTAGCATATTGTGAGTGAGAATTTACTTGAAATTATACGTGACTTGAAGCTATAAAAGGAAAGCAAGCACAAGATATCAGGTCGTCGAAAAACTTGTATCATTAAAGTTTTAGCAGTATGAAAACTTCCCTTTTCAGTTTTATCTTTTCTTGCCCTGTTTTTCCCTAAGTTAAGGATTGTAAGCCTGTAATTTCTCCAATTGCAGTTTGATGTTTTGTACTTCAATATCACACCAGAGGGtgagtgatttgtgtggtgtccaattttcgcATGCactagattatagaaggacctgattCTTCTATGCGTTCTTTAAACTACAGTTGCAGAATAAGTAaagcagaaagtaaagaacacaagtatttttacgtggaaaacacctggctcaaaaggtgaaaaaatcatgacctacttcccagtatgatttttcccaaacacTTCTCTATAACTCTAAGCCAACAACAAAGTTACAACCTCTTGCAAACCTAAGAATTAACTCTAACCCTTGTAGCAACACGCCACAGGTTGTTGTTactatttcaagttaactctaacttgaatgaTACAACTCAAGTACCTATTACAAAtgcttttaagaaaaaaatgaaaggtACAAATCAAAACGCATATTacactttgaactagaaataaagacaGTCACATAAAATGCTTTATGGAACTGATTCTTCAATctagttcatgtagcttcaggatCGCACTCTTGAATCTCATAGGAATCGCTCACAAagtgccttgctattttgctctcaattatTACTTTTACTTTAGTACATGAACATCacttgtaaaagagaacaacactgatatttataaAGTTAGCAGAATAAAGAGTAACTAGAAgtctaatgctttactcttccttggtggaagagttcaaATTAACTTTAACTTCTAACtctttccttatcttggatagagttatcttcaagtaaggagtcttgctccttatcaaatatgcaaTTTTTTCATTCAGGGACTACCAGAAATAATCACTTATACTTATCCCTTGCACGTGCATGCCATTTACTTGATTATGACCGTAATCTGTGTACAATGtccatggacctggttcatgcatgtgctcctttgtcaatcatcaaaacctaTACCACTCAGGTCAACAACTTTCTCCTTTTTGATggtgacaaactctgtgctttttagaAGCATAAAACCTGTTTCAACTCAGCTTAGCATCAAACACAATGTCAGAATACTTTCCATTTAAAGTCACAAACCATAAAGgtccaggttcattaggttataaacatcacagtaCAAAGCAAAAGCACACCTTATCTTCCCCCTTTGGCATAatcaaaaagttgcataattaAGTTATGTAAATAGATTTTAACAGATATTACTTATGGTCACCGGGGCTACTTCAAATTCAATTATGAATtcaattttctccttttaaatctaAGGATAATAGCCATCTAAGAAATATCAATAAATAATTAGAGCAAAAGTAGTGAATTGCATTGATTGATACGATCCTACCATAAGCATAAGATACAATAAAAACATAGAACCATGAGCAAATAACATAGAAATCCCACTTGGGTTAATGGTTACAACTAGGCTAAGAAGGGTCTAGAATTGGGAGGATCAGGTTCATGGTTCTTGGCTTGAAGCAGCTTCAACATATCTTGAAGAATACCATCATtcttctctttctcattttcaAGCTCAAACATGAAAGATTCCCTCTCAGCTTCTACATCagccaatgtcacgacccaaaatcttatCCTCGAGACCGTGATGACGTCTAACATTTttcttgctaggcaagccaacgttagctaaattatttaactagttttgacaATTCAGATTCAAACCattgaaaataaataaactataatcATTTGAAATAGACTAATAAAATACTAAATGACGAAGTCAATCATATCCCAGAATCtggagtcacgaatacatgagcatctagagtaCTAAGATAAAGTCTGAACAAAATATAACTATTTGAAACTAAATAAACAGTAAATACAGAATGGAAAGGGGACTTCAGGGATGCAGACGCTgagcaactatacctcaagtcttctaaagtaactGAATCCAAGCAGTCTTGCTATGCGCCGCTGGGACCCACACCAGTATCTGCaatagaagtgcagaagtgtaacaTAAgaacaaccaaccccatgtactctgtaagtttcgagcctaacctcgatgaatgtaatgacccgaccgatcgttttgggCTTTAGCAATCCGTTCAGAGGTTTAAGGTCTTGAATGacttcatattgtgtattatgacttgcgtgcatggtcgaATTTAAATTTCGGATGTTTCGAAATGAATTCGGACAAGTAATTCTCACTTTAGAAGCTTTAAATGAAAAtattgaccgaggtttgacttttatgaaaacaaacccggaacggtgttttgatggattcagtaggttcgtatcatgattttggacttgggcatatgccctgAATCGattttggagatccgtaggttGACTTGTGTTGTTTTGataaaagttggcaatttaaaggcttAGAATTTTGGTAAGTTTGACCCTAGGTTGACTTCATAGCTATCTTATTTGGATTTATTTTTTGGGACTTGGAAGAAGTCCATTTTTTCATTTGGAACTTGtccgcaaagtttggcgtcattccgagttgattcgATAGGAATCAGGCACGCAGTTGTGTTTTTataagttcttgagtttcatgttgatttcatgtgttttggaggtctgatTCATGATttcagatgttattttgatgattttattatacgagcaagtttgtgttatgtttttagacttgtgttgatgtttggtttggagccctgagggctggGGTGAATTTCAGACGCGTTTCAGAGTGTATGGAAGAGTTTTAGTATTGCTGGTGTGATCTGGTGCTACAGGCCTCGCAAATGTGAGGTGGGAGGTTGCATTTTCGAAGTATAGCTAAGTCTGttaggtttgcatttgcgaacacagagttcgcatttgcgaaggtgggGCTGGGTGagctttctcgcatttgcgatcagtctGGTCGTATTTGCGATGTGTCTACTATACGCATTTGCGAAAATTATGTTGCAGTTGCGACTCTAGAAGGGATGTGAGTACTTTGCTTTTGTGAtggattcttcgcatttgcgacacctgcgACTGGACAAAAAGCTGAGGGACGAGATTTTtggtctcattttcatattttggaatcCTAGACTCAGTAGGAGGCAATTTTGAAGAGGGAGTTTCATCGACAAACTTTGGGTAaatgattctaatctatttctaatcacatttcatcaatatatcttagattttaacatcaaaatcatgtgaatcaaagtgaaaatttatgaaactttgtcaagtttttgaaagataagaatttgagttttgagagtcgatttggactctgATTTTGTAATATCTCGGACCAGCTACTGATCATCGCCTTGGTAAGCTATTGCCTCACCAACTAGCTAATCAGACGCGAGCCCCCGAGTTTTGACCGAGCGGGCTCgaggttgacttttgagcaattgTATAAAGATCGTTAATTATTAGAATTGATTTCTCttacattatttgatgttattgagtcgattttggttagatttgagcctaacagaggtgaattgtaaaggaaaagctattttagagTATTTATTGAGGgctcttgaggtaagtatcttgcctaacattgtgtgggggagATACCCTGTAGGAATTGGTTTGTTTGCACTATTTGAACTACGTGAAAGATGTGTACACGAGGTGGCGAGTGTGTACtcggcttatatgtgaaaatttgattgGCTTAGACTCTTAGGTTCATATTTAcattaaaataaagttgtcttATCATGTAAAATCCTCCATTCCTAAATTTACCCTTACATGTCTTATTTGAAGTTTATTAGTTCATGTGTCACCCCTTTATTtccaaatatactcttatatgacttaattgaagttgttacctctttcaTTGCCATATATCTCTTCCATAGTTGATTATCCTttattgaagttattgttatctctttcattattggcttatccttaattgaatccattgttacatgttatctctcttattgttgagttgttcttaattggaatcattgttacatgttatctctcttatcgaTAAGTCACTCTTACTGAGAATCATTGTAACATGTTATCTCTcctattgttgagttactcttattTGATATTGTGAACACactatttctttcattgttgaggtTTTCTTGCACACTATTTCTCTCATTGTTGAGCTGTTCTTGTTGATACCATTGTTACTTATCATGTCTTCCACTGTGAGCCcgttcttctatttttttatattttataattcttatgttTACTTACTTTCCGTACTCTCGTGTTATTGGTTGTTGTTGTACTCTGCGTTGTTGAGCCTAGGGCTATGTGGGTTTGTGGTATTGGAATTGTTTTGAGGAAATGTGTggtatatgggcacatgtggtacGAGTTGTTATATATTATTGTTATGTTTCTGGTGCACGTCATACTGTTGAGAGGATTATCAgggtgttcgcacgtgagttatccgtgctattactattattattgacATTTgtacatgcggcgtgacaaggcgggctatatatgggGAGGGGTTTGTGCATGTGGAGAGACAAGGCAGGAATATTATTATTATCTCGACCCGAATTTTTCaacctcaggagtcgtgatggcgcctactaactACCTCGGAtcgcctgttggactgaaggctGCAACCTCACAGTGGTCCAAAATCTGTAGCACTAGGATCTGCATACAGTGCacagtgtagtatcagcacaaccaatcccatgtgctggtaagtgcctagcctaacctcggcgaagtagtgacgaagctaggaccagactaccaaataaacatgtgtagttaaatcatatacaacaaaaaataaaagcaggaataaacagttaaggatgggagggggggaacatgctgcggggacATTGAATAATAATAGAAAAACAATAGATAAATATAAGGATCACCAAAGTTCAATTGAAGATAGGAAGGGGGAATCATGCTGCGgagtacaacaagtatcaacagaaaaccaacagttaaatgtagagaaaccataactcagttatcaataaaaaattaggaaatcaaagacaagtgcacgacatcacccttcgtgctttaacactctcacACAAAtaatgtgcatggcatcacccttcgtgctttaacactctctcacaaatatcatgcacgtcatcacccttcatgctttacactcttccttacccaaacaacaatcacaaagaaaaTTTGGAGCAAgagaatcaataaaatcacaataaaattaagtaacaacagaaaatcagtcaATAAACGtaaagaacaccataactcaattatcagcaagaatcaggaaaatcaaagataagtgcacgacatcacccttcgtgcttttactcttgtcctcaccataagaatcaatataatcggcatggcatcactcttcgtgcttttacctcacataatcatggcacggaattatccttcatgcattatcactcatataaaggcacagaatggtacattgtgcggcatggcatcatccttcgtgcattaacactctctcacaaatatcatgcatggaatcatccttcgtgctttatcactcttccttacccaaataacaatcacaaagcaataa
Above is a window of Nicotiana tabacum cultivar K326 chromosome 8, ASM71507v2, whole genome shotgun sequence DNA encoding:
- the LOC142163219 gene encoding uncharacterized protein LOC142163219, with product MWVGSKAKDADEYKLWYSGVMKGKNGIGILMDKDLRESVVEVMRVNDRLISIKLVVGECTLNVVSAYSSQAGLDEEVKSYGKVHGGFSFEDMNGEGTSLLDFLKALSWCDKGLCKDCKVIPANTLSTQHRLLVMDISIMIRRKKRNARGRSRLRWGALNKDKAQELDGRFSAIGSWRSSGDASAMWTTTANCVREAARQDEEDTG